The DNA window GCCCCATCGTCTCTTTGGCACAGGAAAACGCCTCCTGAATCTCTTTTTTGTCCAGAACATTGATGCGAAGCGGCATCGCAAAATGCCCTTGCGATTCAATCTTTTGGGCCAGCTCCTTTGCGCGGAACTCATCATAATCCGCAATACAGACCTTTGCGCCGGCCGACGCCAAATCCTCCGCAATCGCCCCGCACAAAATCCCCGCCCCGCCGGTAATGACCACACATTTGCCCTTCACATCAAACCAATCCGCCATCGGCCGGACTCCTTACACTTTTTTTTGCTTATTTTTTCTCGTTTTCGCTTATTTTTTCTCGTTTTTTGCCTATTTTTTCTCGTTTTCGCCTATTTTTTGTCGTTTTTTGCTTATTTTTCTCGTTTTTGCTTATTTTTTGTCGTTCCCGCCCTTTTTTTGTCGTTCCCGCGCAGGCGGGAACCCAAACCCTTCCAAATAAGTTCTGTCAACACTTTTTATCCTCAAAACTTGAGATTATTTTACGTCACGGCAGACAAAATTTGCAAGTTTTTTATTATTATTCTTATATCTTATTGTCGTAAAATATTTTACAATCCACCTAAACAAACACCGCAGAAACCTTGAAAATACTCAAGAATTGAGATATTATAATTGTTCTATGGAAAAAACCGCAATCAATTCGAAGGCGGCCGGCCGTCGAAACGAGAAAGTCGTACTCTCTCTTCTGGCCAGGCATGGCCCCCTGTCCCAGAGTCAAATCTGCGAAATGACTCATTTGGGCAGTTCCACGGTCAGCACCATCGTCAGCCGACTTCGGGACAAAGAGTGGATTCACGAAACCCCTCTTCCCAGCGGAAAACGCGGCGCCAAGCCTGTCCTGATCCGCATCAATCCCCAGGGGGGACATCTAATCGCCGCCGAAATCAATCCGCACACGCTTCGACTCGGTCTGTTTGACTTCCACTGTCAGCTGACTGAACAAATCGCCATCGCTCTTGCTGGAGACCATTCTGTAGAGAATGTTCTGCGGCTGCTTGAAATCAACATTCGAGGGCTGGTCAGCAAAGCCGCCATCCGCCCCGACAGAATCCTCGGCATCGCCGTCACCCTCAGCGGCTCCATTACCCCCGCCGGGGTCGTCGAACTGTCCAGCCCTCTCGGATGGAAATCGGTTCCTCTTCAGCGGCTCCTCCAAAGCCGTTTTGACTGGCCGGTGGAAATCTACTCCACCAAAGTGCGGCTTTTGGCGGAAATCCGCCTTCAGCCCTCGCTCCAGTCCAAAAACATTATCTATTTCAATATCGCCGACGGCGTCGGATCCACCCTCTTAATAGACGGCAAACTCCTGTACGGAGCCACCCGGCGAAGCGGAGAAATCGGGCACATCACGGTAATGCCCGACGGCCCTTTGTGCGGCTGCGGACACAAGGGCTGCCTGGAGGCCCTGATTTCCGGACCCGCCGTCCTGCGAAAAATGCGGCAGGAACTCGCCGAAGGAGGCTCCTCTCTTCTGCACCAGCGGCTCCCCGCTCTCCGCTCTCCGGAGCAGGCCGTTGAAGAGCTGGCCTGGGCCGCTGAAAAACAGGACCCTTATGCCCTGTC is part of the Anaerohalosphaeraceae bacterium genome and encodes:
- a CDS encoding ROK family transcriptional regulator; the protein is MEKTAINSKAAGRRNEKVVLSLLARHGPLSQSQICEMTHLGSSTVSTIVSRLRDKEWIHETPLPSGKRGAKPVLIRINPQGGHLIAAEINPHTLRLGLFDFHCQLTEQIAIALAGDHSVENVLRLLEINIRGLVSKAAIRPDRILGIAVTLSGSITPAGVVELSSPLGWKSVPLQRLLQSRFDWPVEIYSTKVRLLAEIRLQPSLQSKNIIYFNIADGVGSTLLIDGKLLYGATRRSGEIGHITVMPDGPLCGCGHKGCLEALISGPAVLRKMRQELAEGGSSLLHQRLPALRSPEQAVEELAWAAEKQDPYALSVRDFIADRLCYAAAAAVNLFDPDVLILAGYVSQPFLPYFTQRLQDYFVEHVYDFASRTIEIIPARAGKEALIQGAAAALFQNAIAPA